A window of Streptomyces sp. SAI-127 contains these coding sequences:
- a CDS encoding AAA family ATPase, protein MRSHQPDGTEVNGNLPLELDAFVGRRAELPALARALDTSRLVTVTGPGGIGKSRLAARVAGGRCAPPDGVWRVELAAVRDPEFVDYAVVETLGLTDHTTRLPRETLLEHLAGRRLLLVLDGFEHLVDACAALVVDLLGQVPGLAVLAVGRRPLAVAGEQVFALGPLSEDEAVELFGERAGRQGATTGDDPHVRQLCRRLDGIPLAIELAAGRLGALSPEQLLERLDDRFRLLTGGGRDALPRHRTLRTAIGWSHELCTPEERLLWSRLSVFAGQFDLEAAEYVCSGDGLHSDDVLDVLSALLAQSVVAREETATGVRYRMFDTVRAYGAEWLEAMGDAVRLRRRHRDWYVGLATWCELEWFSPRQNEVAARIEAELPNLRCALEYCLTEPDGAELSRHLAGSLWFCWVGCGRMSEGRHWLERSVELEPGHEPARLKALWVLGHVAILQGDTVPALAALQECREEAELSASATAAAYAEHRTGCLALVSDDMPRADGLLRSSLEHYQELGELNSNVLMAQVELAMARAFLGDLPDAVRLCEDVRQVCEDHGERWARSYALYVLAYAAWSEGDAARARELLTDCLACAHAFHDLLGSVLSIELLALVTVTEGDPAEAAVLQGAAASLWPSVGLPLFGSAYYNAPHGLCETTARERLGDERYEECVRQGRALGRDAVVSRALGRARPLGGLPAPRGSVPHARAALDMQQPAASPTRKGGETAG, encoded by the coding sequence ATGCGCAGTCATCAGCCGGACGGCACCGAGGTGAACGGCAATCTCCCCCTGGAGCTCGACGCCTTCGTCGGCCGGCGCGCGGAACTCCCGGCGCTGGCACGGGCGCTCGACACCTCGCGGCTGGTGACGGTGACGGGCCCCGGCGGTATCGGCAAGTCCCGGCTCGCGGCGCGGGTGGCGGGCGGGCGGTGCGCGCCGCCCGACGGGGTGTGGCGCGTCGAGCTGGCCGCCGTACGCGATCCGGAGTTCGTCGACTACGCCGTCGTGGAGACGCTGGGTCTGACGGACCACACCACGAGGCTGCCGCGCGAGACGCTCCTCGAGCACCTCGCCGGGCGTCGGCTCCTGCTGGTCCTCGACGGTTTCGAGCATCTGGTGGACGCGTGCGCGGCTCTGGTGGTCGACCTTCTGGGGCAGGTGCCGGGCCTGGCCGTCCTCGCCGTGGGACGCCGACCGCTGGCCGTGGCCGGCGAGCAGGTGTTCGCGCTGGGACCGCTGAGCGAGGACGAGGCCGTGGAGCTGTTCGGGGAGCGGGCCGGGCGGCAGGGGGCGACGACCGGCGACGATCCGCACGTACGGCAGCTGTGCCGGCGTCTGGACGGCATCCCGCTGGCGATCGAGCTGGCCGCGGGCCGGCTGGGAGCGCTGTCCCCTGAGCAGTTGCTGGAGCGGCTCGACGACCGGTTCCGGCTGCTGACGGGCGGTGGCCGGGACGCCCTCCCCCGCCATCGGACACTGCGCACGGCGATCGGCTGGAGCCATGAACTGTGCACGCCCGAGGAGCGGTTGCTGTGGTCGCGGCTCTCGGTGTTCGCCGGGCAGTTCGATCTGGAGGCCGCCGAGTACGTGTGCAGCGGCGACGGTCTGCACTCCGACGACGTCCTCGACGTCCTGTCCGCGCTGCTCGCCCAGTCGGTGGTGGCCCGTGAGGAGACCGCGACCGGCGTGCGCTACCGCATGTTCGACACGGTTCGTGCGTACGGCGCCGAGTGGCTGGAGGCGATGGGTGACGCGGTCCGGCTGCGCAGGCGGCACCGCGACTGGTACGTGGGCCTGGCGACCTGGTGCGAGCTGGAGTGGTTCTCCCCGCGGCAGAACGAGGTGGCCGCACGGATCGAGGCGGAACTGCCGAACCTTCGCTGCGCCCTTGAGTACTGCCTGACCGAGCCGGACGGGGCGGAGCTGAGCCGGCATCTCGCGGGCTCCCTCTGGTTCTGCTGGGTCGGCTGCGGCCGGATGTCCGAGGGGCGGCACTGGCTGGAGCGCAGCGTCGAACTGGAGCCCGGCCATGAGCCCGCCCGCCTGAAGGCCCTGTGGGTCCTCGGCCATGTGGCGATCCTCCAGGGCGACACCGTGCCGGCGCTGGCGGCGCTCCAGGAGTGCCGGGAGGAGGCGGAGCTCTCCGCGAGTGCGACGGCGGCGGCGTACGCCGAACACCGCACCGGCTGTCTGGCGCTCGTCTCGGACGACATGCCCCGCGCGGACGGGCTGCTGCGCTCGTCGCTGGAGCACTACCAGGAGCTCGGCGAGCTCAACAGCAATGTGCTGATGGCGCAGGTCGAGCTGGCGATGGCGCGCGCCTTCCTGGGCGATCTGCCGGACGCGGTGCGGCTGTGCGAGGACGTCCGTCAGGTGTGCGAGGACCACGGCGAGCGGTGGGCCCGGTCGTACGCGCTGTACGTCCTGGCGTACGCGGCCTGGAGCGAGGGGGATGCGGCACGCGCGCGTGAGCTGCTCACCGACTGCCTGGCCTGCGCGCACGCCTTCCACGACCTGCTCGGCTCGGTCCTGTCCATCGAGCTGCTCGCTCTGGTCACCGTGACCGAGGGCGATCCGGCCGAGGCCGCGGTGCTGCAGGGCGCGGCGGCCTCGCTGTGGCCGTCGGTGGGCCTGCCCCTGTTCGGCTCGGCCTACTACAACGCCCCGCACGGGCTGTGCGAGACGACGGCGCGGGAGCGGCTGGGCGACGAACGGTACGAGGAGTGCGTACGACAGGGCCGGGCGCTCGGCCGGGACGCCGTAGTGTCCCGGGCGCTGGGCCGCGCCCGCCCGCTCGGGGGACTGCCGGCGCCGCGGGGTTCCGTGCCGCACGCGCGAGCGGCCCTCGACATGCAGCAACCCGCCGCCTCGCCCACCCGGAAGGGCGGGGAGACGGCGGGCTGA
- the aroC gene encoding chorismate synthase, producing the protein MSRLRWLTAGESHGPALVATLEGLPAGVPITTEMVADHLARRRLGYGRGARMKFERDEVTFLGGVRHGLSLGSPVAIMVGNTEWPKWEQVMSADPIDPEILAGLARNAPLTRPRPGHADLAGMQKYGFDEARPILERASARETAARVALGAVARSYLKETAGIEIVSHVVELASARAPQGVYPTPADVEKLDADPVRCLDADASKAMVAEIDQAHKDGDTLGGVVEILAYGVPVGLGSHVHWDRKLDARLAGALMGIQAIKGVELGDGFELARVPGSKAHDEIVNSPEGIRRVSGRSGGTEGGLSTGELLRVRAAMKPIATVPRALQTVDVTTGEAAQAHHQRSDVSAVPAAGIVAEAMVALVLADAVAEKFGGDSVPETRRNVRSYLENLAIR; encoded by the coding sequence TTGAGCAGGTTGCGCTGGCTGACCGCGGGGGAGTCCCACGGTCCCGCACTCGTCGCGACGCTGGAGGGCCTTCCCGCCGGCGTGCCGATCACCACGGAGATGGTGGCGGACCACCTGGCGAGGCGGCGGCTGGGCTATGGCCGCGGTGCCCGGATGAAGTTCGAGCGTGACGAGGTCACCTTCCTCGGCGGTGTCCGGCACGGCCTCAGCCTCGGTTCCCCGGTCGCGATCATGGTGGGCAACACCGAGTGGCCCAAGTGGGAGCAGGTCATGTCGGCCGACCCCATCGACCCGGAGATCCTGGCGGGCCTCGCGCGCAACGCGCCGCTGACCCGCCCGCGGCCCGGCCACGCCGACCTCGCGGGCATGCAGAAGTACGGCTTCGACGAGGCCCGGCCGATCCTGGAGCGGGCCTCCGCCCGGGAGACGGCGGCCCGGGTGGCGCTGGGCGCGGTGGCCCGGTCGTACCTGAAGGAGACGGCCGGCATCGAGATCGTCAGCCATGTCGTGGAGCTGGCCTCGGCCAGGGCCCCGCAGGGCGTGTACCCCACCCCGGCCGACGTGGAGAAGCTCGACGCGGACCCGGTGCGCTGCCTGGACGCGGACGCGTCGAAGGCGATGGTCGCGGAGATCGACCAGGCCCACAAGGACGGCGACACCCTCGGCGGAGTCGTCGAGATCCTGGCGTACGGCGTCCCCGTGGGCCTCGGCTCGCACGTGCACTGGGACCGCAAGCTGGACGCCCGCCTGGCGGGTGCGCTGATGGGCATCCAGGCGATCAAGGGTGTCGAGCTCGGCGACGGCTTCGAGCTGGCGCGGGTGCCGGGCTCGAAGGCGCACGACGAGATCGTGAACTCGCCCGAGGGCATCCGGCGCGTCTCCGGCCGCTCGGGCGGGACCGAGGGCGGACTGAGCACGGGTGAGCTGCTGCGGGTGCGGGCCGCGATGAAGCCGATCGCCACCGTGCCGCGCGCCCTGCAGACCGTCGACGTGACCACCGGCGAGGCCGCGCAGGCCCACCACCAGCGCTCCGACGTGTCCGCGGTCCCGGCCGCCGGCATCGTCGCCGAGGCCATGGTCGCCCTGGTCCTGGCGGACGCGGTGGCGGAGAAGTTCGGCGGCGACAGCGTGCCCGAGACCCGCCGCAATGTGCGGTCCTACCTCGAGAACCTGGCCATCCGATGA
- the ruvX gene encoding Holliday junction resolvase RuvX — MRTGRRLAIDVGDARVGVASCDPDGILATPVETVPGRDVPAAHRRLKQLVEEYEPIEVVVGLPRSLKGGEGPAAVKVRGFVQELARGIAPVPVRLVDERMTTVTASQGLRASGVKSKKGRSVIDQAAAVIILQQALESERVSGKAPGEGVEVVI, encoded by the coding sequence ATGCGCACGGGCCGCAGACTCGCGATCGACGTCGGGGACGCCCGCGTCGGGGTCGCCTCGTGCGACCCCGACGGGATCCTCGCCACTCCGGTGGAGACGGTCCCGGGCCGGGACGTCCCGGCAGCTCATCGTCGGCTGAAGCAGCTGGTCGAGGAGTACGAACCGATCGAGGTGGTCGTCGGCCTCCCTCGCTCCCTCAAGGGGGGCGAGGGCCCGGCCGCGGTCAAGGTCCGCGGCTTCGTCCAGGAGCTCGCCCGGGGGATCGCGCCCGTCCCGGTCAGGCTCGTCGACGAGCGGATGACCACGGTGACGGCCAGTCAGGGACTGCGCGCATCCGGAGTGAAATCCAAAAAGGGCAGATCGGTCATCGACCAGGCAGCAGCCGTGATCATCCTTCAGCAGGCGCTGGAATCCGAACGGGTGTCAGGTAAAGCACCCGGCGAGGGCGTCGAAGTGGTCATCTGA
- the alaS gene encoding alanine--tRNA ligase, producing MESAEIRRRWLSFYEERGHTVVPSASLIADDPTLLLVPAGMVPFKPYFLGEVKPPWARATSVQKCVRTPDIEEVGKTTRHGTFFQMCGNFSFGDYFKEGAIKYAWELLTSPQDKGGYGLEPERLWITVYKDDDEAERIWHELIGVPKERIQRLGMKDNYWSMGVPGPCGPCSEINYDRGPEFGVEGGPAVNDERYVEIWNLVFMQYERGEGIGKDNFEILGELPSKNIDTGLGLERLAMILQGVQNMYEIDTSMAVIKKATELTGVAYGDAHDSDVSLRVVTDHMRTSVMLIGDGVTPGNEGRGYVLRRIMRRAIRNMRLLGATGPVVLDLIDTVIAMMGQQYPELVTDRERIEKVAVAEENAFLKALKGGTNILDTAVTETKQAGGTVLSGDKAFLLHDTWGFPIDLTLEMAAEQGLSVDEDGFRRLMKEQRERAKADAQAKKTGHAGAGAYREIADKVGETDFIGYSDTEGESTIVGILVDGTSSPAATEGDEVEIVLDRTPFYAEGGGQIGDTGKIKVDSGAVIEIRDCQKPVPGVYVHKGVVQFGEVTVGAKAHASIDNRRRTAIARAHSATHLTHQALRDALGPTAAQAGSENQPGRFRFDFGSPSAVPTAVMTDVEQKINEVLARELDVRADVMGIDEAKKQGAIAEFGEKYGERVRVVTIGDFSKELCGGTHVHNTAQLGLVKLLGESSIGSGVRRIEALVGVDAYNFLAREHTVVAQLQELIKGRPEELPEKVSAMLGKLKDAEKEIEKFRAEKVLQAAAGLAESAKDVRGIAVVTGQLPDGTTPDDLRKLVLDVRGRIQGGRAAVVALFTVNNGKPLTVIATNEAARERGLKAGDLVRTAAKTLGGGGGGKPDVAQGGGQNPAAIGEAVDAVERMVGESAK from the coding sequence ATGGAGTCGGCCGAGATTCGCCGCCGCTGGCTGAGCTTCTACGAGGAGCGCGGGCACACCGTCGTCCCTTCGGCGTCGCTCATCGCGGACGACCCGACTCTGCTCCTGGTCCCGGCCGGCATGGTGCCCTTCAAGCCGTACTTCCTCGGTGAGGTCAAGCCGCCGTGGGCGCGCGCCACCAGTGTGCAGAAGTGCGTGCGCACGCCCGACATCGAAGAGGTCGGCAAGACCACCCGGCACGGCACGTTCTTCCAGATGTGCGGCAACTTCTCCTTCGGCGACTACTTCAAGGAAGGCGCCATCAAGTACGCCTGGGAGCTCCTCACCAGCCCCCAGGACAAGGGTGGTTACGGCCTGGAGCCGGAGAGGCTCTGGATCACCGTCTACAAGGACGACGACGAGGCCGAGCGCATCTGGCACGAGCTCATCGGCGTGCCCAAGGAGCGCATCCAGCGCCTCGGCATGAAGGACAACTACTGGTCCATGGGCGTCCCCGGACCCTGCGGCCCCTGTTCCGAGATCAACTACGACCGCGGCCCCGAGTTCGGCGTCGAGGGCGGCCCCGCCGTCAACGACGAGCGGTACGTGGAGATCTGGAACCTCGTCTTCATGCAGTACGAGCGCGGCGAGGGCATCGGCAAGGACAACTTCGAGATCCTCGGCGAGCTCCCCAGCAAGAACATCGACACCGGCCTCGGACTCGAGCGCCTCGCGATGATCCTGCAGGGCGTGCAGAACATGTACGAGATCGACACCTCCATGGCCGTCATCAAGAAGGCCACCGAGCTGACCGGCGTGGCCTACGGCGACGCCCACGACTCGGACGTCTCCCTGCGCGTGGTCACCGACCACATGCGCACGTCCGTGATGCTCATCGGAGACGGTGTCACCCCCGGCAACGAGGGCCGCGGTTACGTCCTGCGCCGCATCATGCGCCGCGCCATCCGCAACATGCGTCTGCTCGGTGCCACCGGCCCGGTCGTGCTCGACCTGATCGACACCGTGATCGCCATGATGGGCCAGCAGTACCCCGAGCTCGTCACCGACCGCGAGCGGATCGAGAAGGTCGCCGTCGCCGAGGAGAACGCGTTCCTCAAGGCCCTCAAGGGCGGCACGAACATCCTCGACACCGCCGTCACCGAGACCAAGCAGGCCGGTGGCACGGTCCTGTCCGGCGACAAGGCGTTCCTGCTCCACGACACCTGGGGCTTCCCGATCGACCTCACCCTGGAGATGGCCGCCGAGCAGGGCCTGTCCGTGGACGAGGACGGCTTCCGCCGCCTGATGAAGGAGCAGCGGGAGCGCGCCAAGGCCGACGCCCAGGCCAAGAAGACCGGTCACGCCGGCGCGGGCGCCTACCGCGAGATCGCGGACAAGGTCGGCGAGACCGACTTCATCGGCTACAGCGACACCGAGGGCGAGTCCACCATCGTCGGCATCCTCGTCGACGGAACCTCCTCCCCGGCCGCCACCGAGGGCGACGAGGTCGAGATCGTCCTGGACCGCACCCCGTTCTACGCCGAGGGCGGCGGCCAGATCGGCGACACCGGCAAGATCAAGGTCGACTCCGGCGCCGTCATCGAGATCCGCGACTGCCAGAAGCCCGTTCCGGGCGTCTACGTCCACAAGGGCGTCGTGCAGTTCGGTGAGGTGACCGTCGGGGCCAAGGCCCACGCCTCGATCGACAACCGCCGCCGTACGGCCATCGCCCGCGCCCACTCGGCCACCCACCTCACCCACCAGGCCCTGCGCGACGCGCTCGGCCCGACGGCCGCCCAGGCCGGTTCCGAGAACCAGCCCGGCCGCTTCCGCTTCGACTTCGGTTCCCCGTCCGCCGTTCCGACGGCTGTGATGACCGACGTCGAGCAGAAGATCAACGAGGTGCTCGCCCGCGAGCTCGACGTCCGCGCCGACGTGATGGGCATCGACGAGGCCAAGAAGCAGGGGGCCATCGCCGAGTTCGGCGAGAAGTACGGCGAGCGGGTCCGCGTGGTGACCATCGGCGACTTCTCCAAGGAACTGTGCGGCGGCACCCACGTGCACAACACCGCCCAGCTGGGCCTGGTGAAGCTGCTCGGCGAGTCGTCCATCGGTTCCGGGGTACGCCGTATCGAGGCGCTCGTCGGTGTCGACGCGTACAACTTCCTCGCCCGTGAACACACCGTCGTCGCCCAGCTCCAGGAGCTGATCAAGGGCCGTCCGGAGGAGCTCCCGGAGAAGGTCTCCGCCATGCTCGGCAAGCTGAAGGACGCCGAGAAGGAGATCGAGAAGTTCCGCGCGGAGAAGGTGCTCCAGGCCGCCGCCGGACTCGCCGAATCCGCCAAGGACGTCCGCGGGATCGCCGTCGTCACCGGTCAGCTCCCCGACGGCACGACCCCCGACGACCTGCGCAAGCTGGTCCTCGACGTGCGTGGGCGCATCCAGGGCGGCCGGGCCGCGGTGGTCGCCCTCTTCACGGTGAACAACGGCAAGCCGCTCACGGTCATCGCCACCAACGAGGCCGCCCGTGAGCGCGGGCTCAAGGCCGGTGACCTGGTCCGGACGGCCGCCAAGACCCTCGGCGGCGGTGGTGGCGGCAAGCCGGACGTCGCCCAGGGCGGTGGCCAGAACCCGGCCGCGATCGGTGAGGCCGTGGACGCCGTGGAGCGCATGGTCGGGGAGTCGGCCAAGTAA
- a CDS encoding shikimate dehydrogenase — protein sequence MQARAVDARRAAVLGKPIAHSLSPVLHRAAYEELGLTGWSYDRFELDEAALPGFVEQLGPEWAGLSVTMPLKRAVIPLLDEISETAASVEAVNTVVFTEDGRRLGDNTDIPGMVAALRERGIEQVESAAILGAGATASSALAALARICTGQVVAYVRSEARAAEMRQWGERLDVDVRTADWADAAEALDAPLVIATTPAGATDALAHAVPERPAALFDVLYDPWPTELAARWSMIGGAVVSGLDLLVHQAVLQVEQMTGLRPAPVEAMRKAGEHASAAR from the coding sequence ATGCAAGCACGGGCAGTTGACGCCCGCCGGGCCGCCGTCCTCGGAAAGCCCATCGCCCACTCCCTCTCGCCGGTCCTGCACCGGGCCGCCTACGAGGAGCTGGGGCTCACGGGCTGGTCGTACGACCGGTTCGAACTCGACGAGGCCGCACTGCCCGGGTTCGTCGAGCAGCTCGGGCCCGAGTGGGCCGGGCTGTCGGTGACCATGCCGCTCAAGCGGGCGGTCATTCCGCTGCTCGACGAGATCAGTGAGACCGCCGCCTCGGTGGAGGCGGTCAACACCGTCGTGTTCACCGAGGACGGCCGCCGCCTCGGCGACAACACCGACATCCCGGGGATGGTCGCCGCCCTGCGCGAGCGGGGCATCGAACAGGTCGAATCGGCGGCGATCCTCGGCGCCGGCGCCACCGCCTCCTCCGCGCTCGCCGCGCTCGCCCGGATCTGCACCGGCCAGGTCGTGGCCTATGTCCGCAGCGAGGCCCGGGCCGCCGAGATGCGGCAGTGGGGCGAGCGTCTCGACGTCGACGTGCGCACGGCGGACTGGGCGGACGCGGCCGAGGCCCTGGACGCTCCCCTGGTGATCGCGACCACCCCCGCCGGGGCGACGGACGCTCTCGCCCACGCCGTACCGGAGCGCCCCGCGGCCCTCTTCGACGTGCTCTACGACCCGTGGCCGACCGAGCTGGCGGCCCGCTGGTCGATGATCGGCGGGGCCGTGGTCAGCGGCCTCGACCTGCTCGTGCACCAGGCGGTGCTCCAGGTCGAGCAGATGACGGGTCTCAGGCCCGCGCCGGTGGAGGCCATGCGCAAGGCGGGCGAACATGCGTCGGCGGCTCGCTGA
- a CDS encoding DUF948 domain-containing protein, with amino-acid sequence MHTVSGGEVAGILVAVFWAILVSFLAVALARLAQTLKATTKLVADVTDQAVPLLADASTAVRSAQTQIERVDAIASDVQEVTSNASALSTTVASTFGGPLVKVAAFGYGVRRAISGRKDDDMPAKTPRRTVIVGRAVSRGRGKKD; translated from the coding sequence GTGCACACAGTGTCCGGTGGAGAGGTTGCCGGGATCCTGGTGGCCGTCTTCTGGGCGATTCTGGTCTCCTTCCTCGCCGTCGCGCTGGCGAGGCTGGCCCAGACGCTCAAGGCGACCACCAAGCTCGTGGCGGACGTGACCGACCAGGCCGTCCCGTTGCTGGCCGATGCCTCCACCGCGGTGCGCTCCGCGCAGACCCAGATCGAGCGGGTCGACGCGATCGCCTCCGACGTCCAGGAGGTCACGTCGAACGCCTCCGCGCTGTCCACCACCGTCGCCTCCACCTTCGGCGGCCCCCTGGTCAAGGTCGCGGCCTTCGGCTACGGCGTGCGCCGCGCGATCAGCGGCCGCAAGGACGACGACATGCCCGCCAAGACGCCCCGGCGTACCGTGATCGTGGGCCGGGCGGTTTCCCGGGGCCGCGGGAAGAAGGACTGA
- the mltG gene encoding endolytic transglycosylase MltG, whose protein sequence is MTEYGRGEGSEPWHPEDPLNGDGGWEGQQTHAGQQSPYGGQPQHYPQQQPQYDNGGWGDGRQPAYGQAQQQYPQQHDGQYDQHQQYNQQYGQQQQYGQQQYDQQAYQGGPQQSYDQNGNGWATGTQAQVPYPADPSDPYGQQAAAAYGAEQQDYYGSPDAYPPPEPPSRRRAEPEPQIDWDPGPDQGEHAFFAGDDDSADDSDDPKDGRGDRRGRGGKGGKKRKSGCACLVVLLVFGGGTAGVGYFGYQFYQNRFGAAPDYAGDGTSEMVTVQVPKGAGGYAIGRLLKDAGVVKSVDAFVSAQEQNPKGKAIQAGAYLLKKEMSAESAVVMMLDRKSQNNVLVAPGLRNLTVYTRIDEKLDLASGTTKKIAEKKYKSLGLPSWANDNEDIKDPLEGFLYPGTYPAAKGMKPETVLKEMVTQAAETYGKYDLEAKAKALKLDNPLQVITVASLVQAEGKTEDDYRKMAEVVYNRLNLANPETYGLLQFDSTFNYLKNESDIRISESEIKSNKDPYNTYTNKGLPPGPIDNPGDVALKAALNPTDDGWYYFVATDGLKTTEFAKTHAEFLRLKDKFDASTGS, encoded by the coding sequence ATGACTGAGTATGGCCGGGGCGAAGGCTCCGAACCGTGGCATCCCGAGGACCCGTTGAACGGGGACGGTGGATGGGAAGGGCAGCAGACCCATGCGGGTCAGCAGTCCCCCTACGGCGGCCAGCCGCAGCACTATCCGCAGCAGCAGCCGCAGTACGACAACGGTGGCTGGGGCGACGGCCGGCAGCCCGCCTATGGTCAGGCGCAGCAGCAGTACCCGCAGCAGCACGACGGCCAGTACGACCAGCACCAGCAGTACAACCAGCAGTACGGCCAACAGCAGCAGTACGGCCAGCAGCAGTACGACCAGCAGGCGTACCAGGGCGGGCCGCAGCAGTCGTACGACCAGAACGGCAACGGCTGGGCGACCGGCACGCAGGCGCAGGTGCCGTACCCCGCCGATCCCTCGGACCCGTACGGACAGCAGGCCGCCGCCGCGTACGGCGCTGAGCAGCAGGACTACTACGGCAGCCCGGACGCGTATCCGCCGCCGGAGCCGCCGAGCCGTCGGCGGGCCGAGCCGGAGCCGCAGATCGACTGGGATCCGGGCCCGGACCAGGGAGAACACGCCTTCTTCGCGGGCGACGACGACAGCGCGGACGACTCCGACGACCCGAAGGACGGCCGCGGCGACCGGCGCGGGCGCGGCGGCAAGGGCGGCAAGAAGCGCAAGAGCGGGTGCGCCTGTCTGGTGGTCCTGCTGGTGTTCGGCGGCGGCACGGCAGGCGTCGGCTACTTCGGGTACCAATTCTACCAAAATCGTTTCGGCGCGGCCCCGGACTACGCCGGGGACGGGACGAGCGAGATGGTCACCGTCCAGGTCCCCAAGGGCGCGGGCGGGTACGCGATCGGCCGACTGCTGAAGGACGCGGGTGTCGTGAAGAGCGTCGACGCCTTCGTGTCCGCCCAGGAGCAGAACCCCAAGGGGAAGGCGATCCAGGCCGGCGCCTATCTGCTGAAGAAGGAGATGTCCGCCGAGAGCGCCGTCGTGATGATGCTCGACCGGAAGAGCCAGAACAACGTGCTGGTCGCTCCGGGACTGCGCAACCTCACCGTCTACACGAGGATCGACGAGAAACTCGATCTTGCTTCCGGCACCACGAAGAAGATCGCCGAAAAGAAATACAAGAGCCTCGGGCTGCCGAGCTGGGCGAACGACAACGAGGACATCAAGGACCCGCTGGAGGGCTTCCTCTATCCGGGTACCTATCCCGCCGCGAAGGGCATGAAGCCCGAGACGGTGCTGAAGGAAATGGTCACCCAGGCCGCCGAGACATACGGCAAGTACGACCTGGAGGCGAAGGCCAAGGCGCTCAAGCTGGACAATCCCCTGCAGGTCATCACGGTCGCGAGCCTCGTCCAGGCCGAGGGAAAGACGGAGGACGACTACCGCAAGATGGCGGAAGTGGTCTACAACCGGCTCAACCTCGCGAACCCCGAGACCTACGGTCTGTTGCAGTTCGACTCGACCTTCAATTACCTGAAGAACGAGAGCGACATCCGCATCTCCGAGTCGGAGATCAAGAGCAACAAGGACCCGTACAACACGTACACGAACAAGGGTCTGCCGCCCGGCCCGATCGACAATCCGGGCGACGTCGCGCTGAAGGCCGCGCTGAATCCGACCGACGACGGCTGGTACTACTTCGTCGCGACCGACGGCTTGAAGACCACCGAATTCGCCAAGACCCACGCTGAATTCCTGAGGCTCAAGGACAAGTTCGATGCAAGCACGGGCAGTTGA